A region from the Aeromicrobium choanae genome encodes:
- a CDS encoding MFS transporter, whose amino-acid sequence MARTPPPTDHAARVLATRWLALAAFALLVMTTQVLWLTFAAVTPQTAEHLGVSEGAVGDLAVVNAAAFVLLAIPAGRWMDRSYERALAAGALFTAAGAIVRALDPSSYGTILAGQLIMSIGQPLVLNALTKVAARHFPPREQTTAISVAAGAQYAGILVAVLTSSLLVDAGGFRLLLVSHAVLATVAAAAVLASLRLPAHSVDALGRAGLGALRSDRLVWKMAGLLFLGFGIYNGIATWLDSILVDFGHPGLAGPVIATMTLAGIAGAAVLPSLAAARDARRTVAIGATATLAVVMLTLAATQPVWLVYVGLALVGFMLMGTLPVVLDWSEVHVGPTRAGTVTGLLLLAGNLGAVLVVLTVQLAIGDPATALLVMALWAVPGLAVALLLPRSAESHTEAADAV is encoded by the coding sequence ATGGCCCGGACTCCCCCGCCGACCGACCACGCCGCTCGCGTCCTCGCGACCCGCTGGCTGGCCCTCGCCGCGTTCGCGCTGCTCGTCATGACCACGCAGGTCCTGTGGCTCACCTTCGCCGCCGTGACCCCTCAGACCGCCGAGCACCTGGGCGTCTCGGAGGGCGCCGTCGGCGACCTGGCCGTGGTCAACGCCGCGGCCTTCGTCCTGCTGGCGATCCCGGCCGGGCGCTGGATGGACCGCTCGTACGAGCGCGCCCTCGCGGCCGGTGCGTTGTTCACCGCGGCGGGAGCGATCGTGCGCGCGTTGGATCCGTCGTCGTACGGCACGATCCTGGCGGGCCAGCTGATCATGTCGATCGGGCAGCCACTCGTGCTCAACGCGCTGACGAAGGTGGCGGCGCGTCACTTCCCGCCGCGCGAGCAGACCACCGCCATCTCGGTCGCGGCGGGCGCGCAGTACGCCGGAATCCTCGTGGCGGTGCTGACCTCGAGCCTGCTCGTCGACGCGGGCGGCTTCCGCCTGCTGCTGGTGTCCCACGCCGTCCTCGCGACCGTGGCCGCGGCAGCGGTGCTGGCGAGCCTGAGGCTGCCGGCCCACTCCGTCGACGCCCTCGGCCGGGCCGGACTGGGGGCGCTGCGCTCGGACCGGCTGGTCTGGAAGATGGCGGGACTGCTGTTCCTCGGCTTCGGGATCTACAACGGGATCGCGACGTGGCTCGACTCGATCCTGGTGGACTTCGGGCACCCCGGGCTGGCCGGACCCGTCATCGCCACGATGACGCTCGCGGGCATCGCCGGCGCGGCGGTGCTGCCGAGCCTCGCGGCCGCGCGGGACGCCCGGCGGACGGTCGCGATCGGCGCGACGGCCACGCTCGCGGTGGTGATGCTGACGCTCGCGGCGACCCAGCCGGTGTGGCTGGTCTACGTGGGGCTGGCGCTCGTCGGCTTCATGCTGATGGGCACGCTGCCGGTGGTGCTCGACTGGTCGGAGGTGCACGTCGGCCCCACGCGCGCCGGCACCGTCACGGGCCTGCTGCTCCTGGCGGGCAACCTCGGCGCGGTGCTCGTGGTGCTGACCGTGCAGCTGGCGATCGGCGACCCCGCCACCGCCTTGCTGGTGATGGCGCTGTGGGCGGTGCCCGGACTGGCGGTGGCGCTGCTGCTCCCGCGCTCGGCGGAGTCCCACACGGAGGCCGCCGACGCGGTCTAG
- a CDS encoding trimeric intracellular cation channel family protein: MNDDLFAAAEVIGIVAFAVSGGYAAVRAGMDWLGVVVLAVVVAVGGGTLRDLMLGIEPVWWVSAPGMLVVAAATSLVVIAVAARHPQSKVDSWRIVLYADAVGLAAFTVTGASIALAEGVRPWVAVVFGVITGTGGGVIRDVLVRRKPQVLVGEIYALASIAGAALYVILRETTVPDGAAGLSAGALVLVIRAGAMRWHWHLPRFPEPHA, translated from the coding sequence GTGAACGACGATCTCTTCGCGGCCGCCGAGGTCATCGGGATCGTCGCCTTCGCGGTGTCGGGCGGGTACGCGGCCGTTCGCGCCGGGATGGACTGGCTCGGCGTCGTCGTGCTGGCCGTCGTGGTGGCGGTCGGCGGCGGCACGCTGCGCGACCTGATGCTGGGGATCGAGCCGGTGTGGTGGGTCAGCGCGCCCGGGATGCTCGTCGTCGCGGCGGCGACCTCGCTCGTGGTGATTGCCGTGGCGGCCCGGCATCCACAGTCCAAGGTCGACTCGTGGCGGATCGTCCTCTACGCCGACGCGGTGGGGCTCGCCGCGTTCACCGTCACCGGGGCGTCCATCGCGCTCGCGGAGGGCGTCCGCCCGTGGGTGGCGGTCGTCTTCGGCGTCATCACCGGCACCGGCGGCGGCGTGATCCGCGACGTGCTGGTGCGCCGCAAGCCGCAGGTCCTCGTGGGTGAGATCTACGCGCTCGCGTCCATCGCCGGTGCGGCGCTCTACGTGATCCTGCGCGAGACCACGGTGCCCGACGGAGCCGCCGGCCTGTCCGCCGGGGCGCTCGTGCTGGTGATCCGCGCCGGGGCGATGCGCTGGCACTGGCACCTGCCCCGATTCCCCGAGCCCCATGCCTGA
- a CDS encoding SRPBCC family protein, translating into MPITSVSKDTDDLTMTVVADFPVPVRRLWDAYADPRQLERFWGPVEWPATFSRHDMTPAGESHYVMTGPEGESSAGYWKFLSVDEGKGFEVEDGFCVEPGVPNPDMPSMRMTFAFEETGKGSRVTTTTWFASLQDLEQLIAGGMEEGMSSAMSQMDDVLADLGSFAAGSGTQTQLLDDTHVRVTRIIRGTVEQVWRAHTEPELMKRWLLGPDGWTMPVCEVATEVGGTYRYEWEQEGGGNRFGFTGELLEVHAPIRTVTTERMIGMEGEGTLNEQTLTPVEGGTLLTVVITYPSRELRDQILATGMTDGMETSYARLEREVLTPA; encoded by the coding sequence ATGCCCATCACCTCCGTGTCCAAGGACACCGACGACCTGACCATGACCGTCGTCGCCGACTTCCCCGTGCCGGTCCGCCGGCTGTGGGACGCCTACGCCGACCCCCGTCAGCTCGAGCGCTTCTGGGGGCCCGTTGAGTGGCCCGCCACGTTCAGCCGCCACGACATGACCCCCGCCGGCGAGTCGCACTACGTGATGACCGGCCCCGAGGGCGAGTCGAGCGCCGGGTACTGGAAGTTCCTGTCCGTCGACGAGGGCAAGGGCTTCGAGGTCGAGGACGGCTTCTGCGTCGAGCCCGGCGTGCCCAACCCGGACATGCCCTCGATGCGGATGACCTTCGCCTTCGAGGAGACCGGCAAGGGCTCGCGGGTCACCACCACCACGTGGTTCGCCTCGCTACAGGACCTCGAGCAGCTGATCGCCGGCGGCATGGAGGAGGGCATGAGCTCGGCGATGAGCCAGATGGACGACGTGCTGGCCGACCTCGGCTCCTTCGCCGCCGGGTCGGGCACGCAGACCCAGCTGCTCGACGACACGCACGTGCGCGTCACCCGCATCATCCGCGGCACCGTCGAGCAGGTGTGGCGCGCCCACACCGAGCCCGAGCTCATGAAGCGCTGGCTGCTGGGACCCGACGGCTGGACGATGCCGGTCTGTGAGGTGGCCACCGAGGTCGGCGGCACCTACCGCTACGAGTGGGAGCAGGAGGGCGGCGGGAACCGGTTCGGGTTCACCGGCGAGCTCCTCGAGGTCCACGCGCCGATCCGCACGGTGACCACGGAGCGGATGATCGGCATGGAGGGCGAGGGGACGCTCAACGAGCAGACCCTCACTCCCGTCGAGGGCGGCACCCTGCTGACCGTGGTGATCACCTACCCCAGCCGCGAGCTGCGCGACCAGATCCTGGCCACGGGCATGACCGACGGCATGGAGACGAGCTACGCACGACTCGAGCGCGAGGTGCTCACCCCCGCCTGA
- the fdhD gene encoding formate dehydrogenase accessory sulfurtransferase FdhD: MTKPAVRRRVTVVEQGRSRVREDRLTGEEPLEIRLNGRSLAVTMRTPGHDVELALGYLVSEGVITRREQVRSARYCAGATEEGLNTYNVLDVQVEADAHVDHLALERHGYTSSSCGVCGKTSIEAVTTSSAFDVGGDSLRVPAELLSGLPDRMRGVQQVFDQTGGLHAAGLFDGRTGEPLVVREDVGRHNAVDKVVGWALEHEKLPLAGCVLLVSGRAGFELVQKASMAGVPMIAAISAPSSLAVELGEEAGLTVIGFLRGPSMVVYSRPDRVVA, encoded by the coding sequence ATGACCAAGCCAGCCGTCCGCCGCCGCGTCACCGTGGTCGAGCAGGGCCGCTCCCGCGTCCGTGAGGACCGATTGACCGGCGAGGAGCCGCTCGAGATCCGTCTGAACGGCCGTTCGCTGGCCGTCACCATGCGCACCCCGGGCCACGACGTCGAGCTGGCGCTGGGCTACCTCGTGTCCGAAGGGGTGATCACCCGGCGCGAGCAGGTGCGCTCGGCGCGGTACTGCGCCGGCGCGACCGAGGAGGGGCTGAACACCTACAACGTGCTCGACGTCCAGGTCGAGGCCGACGCCCACGTCGACCATCTCGCCCTCGAGCGTCACGGCTACACGTCGTCGTCCTGCGGGGTCTGCGGCAAGACCAGCATCGAGGCGGTCACCACGAGCTCGGCGTTCGACGTCGGCGGCGATTCGTTGCGCGTTCCGGCCGAGCTGCTGTCGGGCCTGCCCGACCGGATGCGCGGCGTCCAGCAGGTGTTCGACCAGACGGGCGGACTGCACGCGGCAGGCCTCTTCGACGGGCGCACCGGTGAGCCGCTGGTCGTGCGCGAGGACGTCGGCCGGCACAACGCCGTGGACAAGGTCGTCGGGTGGGCCCTCGAGCACGAGAAGCTGCCGCTCGCGGGCTGCGTGCTGCTCGTGTCCGGTCGCGCCGGCTTCGAGCTGGTGCAGAAGGCGTCCATGGCGGGCGTCCCGATGATCGCGGCGATCTCCGCACCCTCGTCGCTGGCGGTGGAGCTGGGCGAGGAGGCGGGGCTCACGGTGATCGGCTTCCTGCGCGGACCGTCGATGGTGGTCTACTCCCGACCCGACCGGGTGGTGGCGTGA
- the soxR gene encoding redox-sensitive transcriptional activator SoxR, with protein MTVLLTPSQVAERAGVAVSALHFYEREGLITSTRSAGNQRRYTRDVLRRVAFIRTSQRVGISLAEIREALSTLPVDRAPTKADWSRLSRRWRTSLDERIARLQRLRDDLDGCIGCGCLSLKTCRLQNPDDALGAQGPGARLLDPS; from the coding sequence ATGACCGTCCTCCTCACTCCGTCACAGGTCGCCGAGCGCGCCGGCGTCGCCGTCTCGGCGCTGCACTTCTACGAGCGCGAGGGACTCATCACGTCCACACGCAGCGCGGGCAACCAGCGGCGGTACACCCGCGACGTGCTGCGCCGGGTCGCCTTCATCCGCACGTCGCAGCGCGTGGGCATCTCCCTCGCCGAGATCCGGGAGGCACTCTCGACGCTCCCGGTGGACCGGGCGCCGACGAAGGCCGACTGGTCGCGGCTGTCCCGACGCTGGCGCACCTCACTCGACGAGCGCATCGCCCGCCTGCAGCGGCTGCGCGACGACCTCGACGGCTGCATCGGATGTGGGTGCCTGTCGCTGAAGACGTGCCGCCTGCAGAACCCCGACGACGCCCTCGGCGCACAGGGACCAGGCGCCCGCCTGCTCGACCCCTCCTGA
- a CDS encoding FdhF/YdeP family oxidoreductase: MVRQPPVDDPNDDAIEVTGLKSWAAGLPGVLHAMRPALSAMGVARTAKLLTSINQKDGFDCMSCAWPDPGRRHSAEFCENGAKAVTWEATPLTVPREFWAQHSVHDLADRSEYWLGQQGRLTEPVYKAPGQDHYRPVSWDEAFALAAEALNGLDHPDQAAFYTSGRASNEAAFVYQLFVRAFGTNNLPDCSNMCHESTGTAMIETIGVGKSTITYEDVPQADLIIIMGQNPGTNHPRMLSALERAKRAGASIIAVNPLPEAGLIRFKNPQNVRGVIGKGTTMADQFCQIRLGGDGPLLQAVIQRVLAAEDAAPGTVLDHAFIEQHTSGLEELRASVADLDDAAVHTATGLTTAEIDEFARRYLAADRVIVTWAMGLTQHTQAVATIKEIINLLLLRGHIGRPGAGASPIRGHSNVQGDRTMGIWEKMPESFMDGLAAEFGFEPPRRHGFDSVNAVRAMQRGDVRFWMALGGNFVSAISDTAAAEAALRGTAMTVQVSTKLNRSHGVTGEAALILPTIGRTEIDRQASGEQFVTVEDTVCAVHASRGRVEPVADTLLSEVAIVSRLARATLGERQPIDWAGFEADYRTIRHHISRVVPGCEDYERKVTDPDGFVLPHGARDSRTFDTATGRAMFTANRFEPITLAPGRLLLQTVRSHDQFNTTIYSRNDRYRGIKSGRDVVFVHPEDLAERGLADGDLVDVSSEWPDQPDRVLRGFRAVAFPTARGCAAAYFPEANVLVPLDSTARDSNTPVSKAVVVRIEPAATLR, translated from the coding sequence ATGGTGCGCCAGCCGCCGGTCGACGACCCGAACGACGACGCCATCGAGGTCACCGGCCTGAAGAGCTGGGCCGCCGGCCTCCCTGGGGTGCTGCACGCGATGCGTCCGGCGCTGAGCGCGATGGGCGTGGCGCGCACGGCCAAGCTGCTCACGTCGATCAACCAGAAGGACGGCTTCGACTGCATGAGCTGCGCGTGGCCCGACCCGGGCCGGCGTCACTCCGCCGAGTTCTGCGAGAACGGCGCCAAGGCGGTCACGTGGGAGGCGACGCCCCTCACCGTCCCGCGGGAGTTCTGGGCCCAGCACTCGGTGCACGACCTGGCGGACCGGAGCGAGTACTGGCTGGGCCAGCAGGGCCGGCTCACCGAGCCCGTCTACAAGGCGCCGGGGCAGGACCACTACCGGCCCGTGTCGTGGGACGAGGCGTTCGCGCTCGCGGCCGAGGCGCTCAACGGCCTCGATCACCCCGACCAGGCGGCGTTCTACACGTCGGGTCGTGCCTCCAACGAGGCCGCCTTCGTCTACCAGCTCTTCGTGCGCGCCTTCGGCACGAACAACCTGCCCGACTGCTCGAACATGTGCCACGAGTCGACCGGCACGGCGATGATCGAGACGATCGGCGTGGGGAAGTCCACGATCACGTACGAGGACGTCCCGCAGGCCGACCTGATCATCATCATGGGCCAGAACCCGGGCACCAACCATCCGCGCATGCTGTCGGCGCTGGAGCGGGCCAAGCGCGCCGGCGCGTCGATCATCGCGGTCAACCCGCTGCCCGAGGCGGGGCTCATCCGGTTCAAGAACCCGCAGAACGTGCGGGGCGTGATCGGCAAGGGCACGACGATGGCCGACCAGTTCTGCCAGATCCGCCTCGGCGGCGACGGACCGCTGCTGCAGGCCGTGATCCAACGCGTCCTGGCGGCCGAGGACGCGGCCCCCGGCACGGTGCTGGACCACGCGTTCATCGAGCAGCACACCTCGGGACTGGAGGAGCTGCGCGCGAGCGTGGCCGACCTCGACGACGCCGCGGTGCACACGGCCACGGGGCTGACCACCGCGGAGATCGACGAGTTCGCCCGCCGCTACCTCGCCGCCGACCGGGTCATCGTCACGTGGGCGATGGGGCTGACCCAGCACACGCAGGCCGTCGCCACGATCAAGGAGATCATCAACCTGCTGCTGCTGCGCGGTCACATCGGGCGCCCGGGCGCGGGGGCCTCGCCGATCCGCGGCCACAGCAACGTGCAGGGCGACCGCACGATGGGCATCTGGGAGAAGATGCCCGAGAGCTTCATGGACGGGCTCGCCGCCGAGTTCGGCTTCGAGCCGCCGCGCCGGCACGGCTTCGACTCCGTCAACGCGGTGCGGGCGATGCAGCGCGGCGACGTGCGCTTCTGGATGGCCCTGGGCGGCAACTTCGTCTCCGCGATCTCGGACACCGCCGCGGCCGAGGCGGCCCTGCGCGGGACCGCGATGACGGTCCAGGTCTCCACGAAGCTCAACCGCTCGCACGGCGTCACCGGCGAGGCCGCGCTGATCCTGCCGACGATCGGCCGCACCGAGATCGACCGTCAGGCCTCGGGCGAGCAGTTCGTCACGGTCGAGGACACCGTGTGCGCCGTGCACGCGTCGCGCGGCCGGGTGGAGCCGGTCGCCGACACGCTGCTGTCCGAGGTGGCGATCGTGAGCCGCCTCGCGCGGGCCACGCTGGGGGAGCGGCAGCCGATCGACTGGGCGGGGTTCGAGGCGGACTACCGGACGATCCGGCACCACATCAGCCGCGTCGTCCCGGGCTGCGAGGACTACGAGCGCAAGGTCACCGATCCGGACGGGTTCGTGCTGCCGCACGGCGCCCGCGACTCGCGCACCTTCGACACCGCCACCGGGCGTGCCATGTTCACCGCCAACCGGTTCGAGCCGATCACGCTGGCGCCGGGACGCCTGCTCCTGCAGACCGTGCGCTCGCACGACCAGTTCAACACCACGATCTACAGCCGCAACGACCGCTACCGCGGCATCAAGTCGGGCCGCGACGTGGTGTTCGTCCATCCCGAGGACCTGGCCGAGCGCGGCCTCGCCGACGGTGACCTCGTCGACGTGTCCAGCGAGTGGCCCGACCAGCCCGACCGGGTGCTCAGAGGATTCCGGGCGGTGGCGTTCCCGACCGCCCGCGGCTGCGCGGCCGCCTACTTCCCCGAGGCCAACGTGCTGGTGCCGCTGGACTCCACGGCGCGCGACTCGAACACCCCGGTCTCCAAGGCGGTCGTCGTCCGCATCGAGCCCGCCGCGACCCTGCGCTGA
- a CDS encoding ornithine cyclodeaminase, with protein sequence MSSVPFLDVSNTVRWVRTRGAEAVIAGMTDAVEADFRRWTAFDKTARVAAHSPEGVIELMPTSDGVAYGFKYVNGHPANPARGLQTVTAFGVLADVASGYPTFVAEMTVLTALRTAATSAMAARHLARPDAQVMAMIGTGSQAEFQALGFRAALGIRSLRVWDVDPAAMAKFVRNVEPLGFEVHVASSAADAVLGADVITTCTADKQRAVVLTDDMVAPGVHVNAIGGDCPGKTELDPAILHRAGVFVEFEPQTRIEGEIQAVAADHPVTELWRVIAGTAPGRRDAADVTVFDSVGFAVEDFAALRYAHESVAGTDLVGWLDLIADPADPKDLFGLVAGADHLVAAS encoded by the coding sequence ATGAGCTCTGTGCCCTTCCTCGACGTCTCGAACACCGTCCGCTGGGTCCGCACCCGCGGCGCCGAGGCGGTCATCGCCGGCATGACCGACGCCGTCGAGGCCGACTTCCGCCGCTGGACCGCCTTCGACAAGACGGCGCGCGTCGCCGCGCACTCCCCTGAGGGCGTCATCGAGCTGATGCCCACGAGCGACGGCGTGGCCTACGGCTTCAAGTACGTGAACGGCCACCCCGCCAACCCGGCGCGTGGCCTGCAGACCGTCACGGCCTTCGGCGTCCTGGCCGACGTCGCCTCGGGCTATCCCACGTTCGTCGCCGAGATGACGGTGCTGACGGCGCTGCGCACGGCGGCCACCTCGGCGATGGCGGCTCGCCACCTGGCCCGGCCGGACGCGCAGGTCATGGCGATGATCGGCACCGGATCGCAGGCCGAGTTCCAGGCGCTCGGCTTCCGCGCCGCCCTGGGCATCAGGTCGCTGCGCGTGTGGGACGTCGACCCGGCCGCGATGGCGAAGTTCGTGCGCAACGTCGAGCCCCTCGGCTTCGAGGTGCACGTCGCCAGCAGCGCCGCGGACGCGGTGCTCGGGGCCGACGTGATCACCACCTGCACGGCCGACAAGCAGCGCGCCGTCGTCCTCACCGACGACATGGTGGCTCCCGGGGTGCACGTGAACGCGATCGGCGGCGACTGCCCCGGCAAGACCGAGCTCGACCCGGCGATCCTGCACCGCGCCGGGGTCTTCGTGGAGTTCGAGCCCCAGACCCGCATCGAGGGCGAGATCCAGGCGGTCGCGGCCGACCACCCCGTGACCGAGCTCTGGCGCGTGATCGCGGGGACCGCCCCCGGGCGTCGCGACGCGGCGGACGTGACCGTCTTCGACTCGGTCGGCTTCGCCGTGGAGGACTTCGCGGCCCTGCGGTACGCGCACGAGTCCGTGGCGGGCACCGACCTGGTGGGCTGGCTCGACCTCATCGCCGACCCGGCCGATCCCAAGGACCTCTTCGGCCTGGTGGCCGGCGCGGACCACCTGGTCGCGGCCTCCTGA
- a CDS encoding MFS transporter codes for MSSALRTAPPGSPWARPHLRTTVGVFSLAFLFAFEALAVATVMPEVARDLDGLPLYALAFAAPMAASVVALSVAGEWVDRHGTARALVVGVLVFCVGVVLAGLAPSMEVFLAGRLVHGLGGGVMGVALYVVVAESYPAGLRPRVFAVMTAAWVLPALVGPLLAGVIADLAGWRWVFLAVPAVALASWWLVRSAAAAPGESSVAVDRRRLGWAVLAATGVSALAVGGQRQLDGWLLLVVAGAGAALLAAGRLLPPGTWRARPGLPAVLVARGLVGASFAGAEAYLPLLLTTERGLSLSQAGLVLTAAAVAWCLGAQAAARVPSLSDELLRVRLGTSLVAVAVATTATVGVAGVPLVLPVAAWAVAGFGIGMAFSTLAVLALATADDGEAGRVSSSLQLNDALVQAFAMALGAVVFAAFVGSSPATGATLLVLASGAVAAAAVPLRLR; via the coding sequence ATGAGCAGCGCGCTCAGGACGGCGCCGCCCGGCTCCCCGTGGGCGAGGCCGCACCTGCGGACGACGGTCGGCGTCTTCTCGCTCGCGTTCCTGTTCGCCTTCGAGGCCCTCGCCGTCGCCACCGTGATGCCCGAGGTGGCCCGGGACCTCGACGGCCTCCCGCTCTATGCGCTGGCCTTCGCCGCGCCCATGGCCGCCTCCGTGGTGGCGCTGTCGGTGGCCGGGGAGTGGGTCGACCGGCACGGCACCGCCCGGGCGCTGGTCGTCGGCGTGCTGGTGTTCTGCGTCGGGGTCGTGCTCGCCGGGCTCGCGCCGTCGATGGAGGTCTTCCTCGCCGGCCGGCTCGTCCACGGCCTGGGTGGTGGCGTGATGGGGGTCGCGCTCTACGTCGTCGTGGCGGAGTCGTACCCGGCCGGCCTGCGACCTCGGGTGTTCGCGGTGATGACCGCCGCCTGGGTGCTCCCGGCCCTCGTGGGACCACTGCTCGCGGGAGTCATCGCGGACCTGGCGGGATGGCGGTGGGTCTTCCTCGCGGTTCCCGCCGTGGCGCTCGCGTCGTGGTGGCTCGTGCGGTCGGCCGCCGCGGCGCCGGGGGAGTCCTCGGTCGCGGTCGACCGACGGCGACTGGGCTGGGCCGTACTCGCGGCGACCGGCGTCTCCGCGCTGGCCGTCGGCGGCCAGCGCCAGCTCGACGGATGGCTCCTCCTGGTGGTGGCCGGCGCAGGGGCCGCCCTCCTCGCCGCGGGACGCCTGCTGCCTCCCGGCACCTGGCGGGCCCGGCCGGGACTGCCGGCGGTGCTCGTCGCACGGGGCCTCGTCGGGGCGTCGTTCGCCGGCGCGGAGGCGTACCTGCCGCTGCTGCTCACGACCGAGCGCGGGCTCTCGCTCTCGCAGGCCGGCCTCGTGCTGACCGCTGCCGCCGTGGCGTGGTGCCTCGGGGCGCAGGCCGCCGCACGGGTGCCGTCGCTCAGCGACGAGCTGCTCCGGGTCCGGCTCGGCACCTCGCTGGTCGCGGTGGCCGTCGCGACCACCGCAACCGTGGGGGTCGCGGGTGTCCCGCTGGTGCTTCCCGTCGCGGCGTGGGCCGTCGCCGGGTTCGGCATCGGCATGGCGTTCTCGACGCTCGCGGTGCTGGCGCTCGCGACCGCGGACGACGGCGAGGCGGGGCGGGTCTCCTCGTCGCTGCAGCTCAACGACGCCCTCGTCCAGGCCTTCGCGATGGCCTTGGGCGCGGTCGTCTTCGCCGCGTTCGTCGGATCGTCGCCGGCGACGGGAGCCACTCTGCTCGTGCTCGCCTCGGGCGCCGTCGCAGCCGCAGCGGTGCCGCTGCGGCTGCGATGA
- a CDS encoding TetR/AcrR family transcriptional regulator, translating to MEDDGLLSLLPDRLDLPRGRSALSKSAVEASRRGRIMQATLDEVAESGYHATTVAAITKRARVSRTSFYDAFTDKEDAFASAHWSASDLAVARVWEPTLSRPDLDFDDRIASVLSAYVEVLESAPSFTICFFVEILAAGERLASQREQMLERHVQILHELAKVSQESDPTIRLHDPDVLRGLIGAFDQLAARRVRCRRHGESLDLQSVVPPVTRIVRAVMHDT from the coding sequence GTGGAGGATGACGGTCTGCTGAGCCTGCTGCCCGATCGCCTCGACCTGCCCCGGGGACGCTCGGCCCTCTCGAAGTCTGCGGTGGAGGCGTCCCGTCGCGGCCGGATCATGCAGGCCACGCTCGACGAGGTCGCCGAGTCGGGTTACCACGCCACCACCGTCGCCGCCATCACCAAGCGGGCGCGGGTCTCGCGCACCTCGTTCTACGACGCGTTCACCGACAAGGAGGACGCGTTCGCCAGCGCCCACTGGAGCGCGAGCGACCTGGCCGTGGCTCGCGTGTGGGAGCCCACGCTCTCGCGCCCCGACCTGGACTTCGACGATCGGATCGCGAGCGTGCTCTCGGCGTACGTCGAGGTGCTCGAGTCCGCTCCATCCTTCACGATCTGCTTCTTCGTCGAGATCCTCGCCGCCGGGGAGCGGCTGGCGTCGCAGCGTGAGCAGATGCTGGAACGCCACGTGCAGATCCTGCACGAGCTCGCGAAGGTCTCCCAGGAGAGCGACCCCACGATCCGGCTCCATGACCCTGACGTCCTGCGCGGCCTGATCGGCGCCTTCGACCAGCTCGCGGCACGCCGGGTGCGCTGCCGGCGCCACGGCGAGAGCCTCGACCTGCAGTCGGTGGTGCCACCGGTCACCCGGATCGTCCGGGCCGTGATGCACGACACGTGA
- a CDS encoding TetR/AcrR family transcriptional regulator: protein MPDDALSLLPERLDLPRGRAALPEREVEASQRGRILQAVCDEVAAAGYARTTVSGITRRARVSRTTFYQCFSDKEEAFASAHEAISEQLVQFLRDQAMRTSDAAWEERIELGVQGLMACLEARPTFARSFMVEVHSAGDRVRRQRDLVVERHARSLARVATLAAAAGAEVRVPSELEVIGAIGATEELVARQIRATDPRRRLRLASVVPPVVAIHSALLRPV from the coding sequence GTGCCCGACGACGCCCTGAGTCTGCTGCCCGAGCGGCTGGACCTGCCGCGCGGCCGGGCGGCGCTGCCGGAGCGCGAGGTCGAGGCCTCCCAGCGGGGCCGGATCCTGCAGGCCGTCTGTGACGAGGTCGCCGCCGCGGGGTACGCGCGAACGACCGTCTCCGGCATCACCCGGCGGGCCCGGGTCTCGCGCACCACCTTCTACCAGTGCTTCTCCGACAAGGAGGAGGCCTTCGCCTCAGCGCACGAGGCCATCAGCGAGCAGCTGGTCCAGTTCCTCCGCGACCAGGCGATGCGGACGTCGGACGCGGCGTGGGAGGAGCGGATCGAGCTCGGCGTCCAGGGCCTGATGGCCTGCCTGGAGGCCAGGCCCACGTTCGCCCGCAGCTTCATGGTGGAGGTCCACAGCGCGGGCGATCGCGTGCGGCGCCAGCGCGACCTCGTGGTGGAGCGCCACGCCCGCAGCCTCGCACGCGTCGCCACCTTGGCCGCGGCGGCCGGGGCCGAGGTCCGCGTCCCTTCCGAGCTCGAGGTCATCGGCGCGATCGGGGCGACCGAGGAGCTGGTCGCACGCCAGATCCGCGCCACGGATCCGCGCCGCCGCCTCCGGCTCGCCAGCGTCGTCCCCCCGGTGGTCGCGATCCACTCAGCCCTGCTTCGCCCGGTGTGA
- a CDS encoding ArsR/SmtB family transcription factor has translation MVVDTQNELTDAEVDRIFHALADATRRDIVRRTLVGEASVSRLADSYDMSFAAVQKHVAVLEGAGLVTKHRQGRERLVRGNPDTIARAQHLLDEFELLWRSRVERLDALLAEDPDPS, from the coding sequence ATGGTTGTAGATACTCAGAACGAGCTGACCGACGCCGAGGTCGACCGCATCTTCCACGCCCTCGCCGACGCCACCCGACGCGACATCGTCCGACGCACCCTCGTCGGCGAGGCGTCCGTGTCCCGACTGGCCGACTCGTACGACATGTCGTTCGCCGCGGTGCAGAAGCACGTGGCCGTCCTGGAAGGGGCCGGACTGGTGACCAAGCACCGACAAGGCCGCGAGCGACTGGTCCGTGGCAATCCCGACACGATCGCCCGGGCCCAGCACCTGCTCGACGAGTTCGAGCTCCTGTGGCGCTCGCGCGTCGAGCGCCTCGACGCCCTGCTGGCCGAAGACCCCGACCCCTCCTGA